The Priestia filamentosa genome includes the window AAGCAAAAAAGATACCAAGCCATTTCATTTTTAGTCCTTTTGTTATGTAATACATTGGGCCACCTACATACTCACCTTCACGGTTCTTTTCTCGATAATGCACAGCAAGTACGCTCTCTGAAAACTTAAGTGCCATTCCAAAAATGGCAATCACCCACATCCAAAAAACAGCACCAGGTCCCCCAAACATAATAGCCGCTGGAACCCCAACAATATTAGCAGCTCCAATTGTTGAAGAGAGAGCAGACGTTAAAGCTTGTAAGGGCGTTACCGTTCCTTCTCCCTTTGGTTTTTTAAATACGCTTCCAAATGTTTGTTTCATAATGTAGAGGGGATATCTAAATTGAAAGAACTTCAAGAGTACTGTCATATAAAGGCCGACAGCAGTTAATGTAATGATAAGAGGCAATCCCCATATCCAATCAGATACTTTTTGAACAACGTTCAGAAATTTATCCATCTTTGTCCTCCTTTTTTTATTCTCAAAATGTCTTTTCCCCTAGGCTTTTTTGTTTAAACTACATAAAAAAACCTCTTATAGAAGTAGCCACTCCTGTAAGAGGTTTTCTTTGCATTATGATACTTTTTTCGTTTTATTACCTTTTTTCACTTGCTTATAATCTTTACCTAGTGCTTTAATAAGCGAAGCTGTCATCATAATCATAATAATCGAGAACGGGAATGCTGCGAGAATCAGCATGTTCTGTAAGTTAGTTAACGCTGTTTCTCCTCCAGAATAAAGAAGTACAAGCGCTACTGCTGCTTGTAAAAAGCCCCATGTTAATTTTACATTACCACTTGGATTTAATGATCCATTTGTTGATTGCATACCTAGTACAAATGTTGCAGAATCGGCAGATGTAATAAAGAATGTTCCGATTAAGCAGAGTCCAATAATAATGGCAATTGTCCCCAATGGGAATTGTTGTAGAGTTCCAAAAAGAACATTTTCAGTTGGAAGGTTTTGTAAAGAAGCTAACCCCTTTTGTTGCACATCAATCGCACTTGTACCAAATACAGCAAACCAGAGCATGCTGACAATAGCAGGTACAAATAGAACTCCAAATACAAATTCACGAATGGAACGACCTTTTGATACACGTGCGATAAATAATCCAACAAACGGACTCCATGCAATCCACCAAGCCCAGTAATAAATTGTCCATGAATCAATCCATCCGCGATTTTCTTCATTTAAAGGCGACAATCTAAAGCTCATCTGTGGCAGATTCTGAATATAAGAACCTAACGTGTCTACAAACATGTTTAAAATATAAACTGTTGGTCCTAAGAAAAGTACTACTAAAAGTAAAAGAGTAGCTAATCCTAAGTTAGCATTACTTAAAATCTTGATTCCTTTACTTAAACCACTCCATGCTGAAATCATGAATAAAATGGTAACAATCACAATAATAATAACTTGGGTTCCAAAGCTCTTAGAAATTCCTGTTAAGAATGACAGTCCCCCATTAATTTGGATAGCACCTAACCCTAAAGTTGTGGCTACCCCTACAACTGTAGCAAAAATAGCAATAACGTCAATGATTTTACCAATTGGTCCTTCTGCCTTTTTACCTAGAATTGGAGATAAGGTAGCACTAATGAGACCTGGTTTACCGTGACGGAATTTAAAATAAGCAAGAGCTAATGCTACAATACCATAAATTCCCCAAGCGTGAAGACCCCAGTGGAAAAATGTATAGCGTAATGCATCACGTGCTGCTTCACTTGTTCCTGTTTCTGCTCCTTCTGGTGTGCTTGTCATAAAGTGACTAATTGGTTCTGCTGCACCCCAGAAAACAAGTCCTGTTCCCATCCCAGCACTAAATAACATGGCGAACCATGTTGGAGTACTGTAATCTGGTTTACTATCTGGACTCCCTAACTTAATTTTACCGTATTTACTCATCCCTAATGCAATACAAATAATTAAAAACAGGGATACAATCAACAGATAATACCATCCAAAATCAGAAGTAAGGAAAGAACGAGCATTCCCTATAATGCTTCCAAAGTTATCAGGCGCTACTGCTCCCCATATGACTACAGCCAGTGTAACAAATACTGACCACCAAAAAACGCCAGTGACTTTATTATTCATATATTAATTCTACACCTTCCTATTTGTTTTTCGCCTCTCTTATTTTCCACCTTTCACTCTAATCTAAACCTTTTTTCCTATTGTATT containing:
- a CDS encoding glycine betaine uptake BCCT transporter: MNNKVTGVFWWSVFVTLAVVIWGAVAPDNFGSIIGNARSFLTSDFGWYYLLIVSLFLIICIALGMSKYGKIKLGSPDSKPDYSTPTWFAMLFSAGMGTGLVFWGAAEPISHFMTSTPEGAETGTSEAARDALRYTFFHWGLHAWGIYGIVALALAYFKFRHGKPGLISATLSPILGKKAEGPIGKIIDVIAIFATVVGVATTLGLGAIQINGGLSFLTGISKSFGTQVIIIVIVTILFMISAWSGLSKGIKILSNANLGLATLLLLVVLFLGPTVYILNMFVDTLGSYIQNLPQMSFRLSPLNEENRGWIDSWTIYYWAWWIAWSPFVGLFIARVSKGRSIREFVFGVLFVPAIVSMLWFAVFGTSAIDVQQKGLASLQNLPTENVLFGTLQQFPLGTIAIIIGLCLIGTFFITSADSATFVLGMQSTNGSLNPSGNVKLTWGFLQAAVALVLLYSGGETALTNLQNMLILAAFPFSIIMIMMTASLIKALGKDYKQVKKGNKTKKVS